The following nucleotide sequence is from Myxococcus guangdongensis.
CGGCCCCACGCCAGCGTGGCCGAGGCGCGCCGCCAGCCCGGTCGCGCGCTCCACCAGGGCCTGGAAGGTGAGCTGCTCGTGTCCGTACACCACCGCGACGGCGTCGTCGGGCTGGTGGCGCGCCTGCTCCAGCAGGAGATCCGGCAGGCACGCCTCTTCCTCCACCCTTGGCGCGAGCGCGGTCTCGGCGCGCACCTCGAACACCAGGTGCACACGCGGGACGCTCCCCTGGTGATGGGAGACGAGTGGCCGTGCTGGCCCTCCATGGCACAGCGCTCCCTCCTTCCAGTCGCAGCGCAGACCGTCGATGAGCACGTCCGCCCCCGGCGGTACGCGCAAGGGCAGATGCAGCCGGAGCCAGCCCTCTTCCAGTGCTTCGTCGGCGGGAAGGACCGAGGGCCCTCCCGGGAACAACGTCAGCAGCCGGACTGCCCGGGTGGGCGCGTCCAGGCCCTCGAGCAGCGCGATCAGGGAGGTTTCGGCGGATGCGTCCAGACCTCCGTTGCCCTCGGTGGAGGTCTGCGCTCGCGAGGGGAGGGGCACCCACGCGTGAGAGGCCTTGCCGTCGCCCTGGGTGGGCAGTCGCCCCTCTCCTTCCAGGAGTCGCAGCGCTGCCTGCGCCCGCGCCACATCGTGGGCGCGAGGCAGTCGGATCGTGATGTCGCTCATCATCGTTCTCTTTCAAGGATGTCGCGAGCCTGGCCCGCGCGTGGCGTCCCCGCGTGCGAGGCGCGAGGGGAGACCTTGTGACTGGTAGTGATTGAGTCCTCTCGGGAGGGTCCCGGGTGCTGAATGCGGGATGTCTTGGTTAACAGGCGCGGCATGGTGCGTCAATTCGTATTGTGTTTGTTTTGCGGGGTGTGGCGGGTTCTCGTGCGGGTTCACAAGTGGAGGTGGGCGTGTTTGCTTGTTTGTGTCTGTTTTGTCGTGGAGGTGATGCGGGTGTGGTTGTGATAGCGGAAAGCTACGGTGCGGGAGCGGGTGTGGATGCGTTGGATTGCGCACGAAGGTGGAGCCTCGGGGACCAGGAGGGAATGGGGGGCGGCCGAGCGAGGCGCTCCGACGGTCCTGGAGCGGGCGGGCACGCTCGGCTCCTCGCCATGGATTCCAGGCGTGGCGGAGTCGTGCATGTCTGGGTTCAATCGGGCTTCGAGCGGATGCGTCCCCGCTGGAACTGTTGCTTGCGGGGGGGCGAATCTGGCTGACATAGTGGAGCGCTCGGAGCGCCCCGAATACATGGGAGGATTGAGGGTGAGCGACAATTCCGTGACATCACCAACCGGTGACTTGCAGCGAGTCATCGACTTCATCCTGGAGCTGGACAAGCTCAAGGGGGTGACTCGCAAGATCAAACCGCTGGGACTGTCGCGTTACGAGAACTCAGCGGAGCACAGTTGGCAATTGGCCTTGTTGGCGCTCTCGCTGTCTGCCTACGCACCGGCGGGAATCGAAATGGACCACGTCGTGCGGATGCTGCTCGTGCACGATGTGGGTGAAATCGATACCGGTGACACCCTCGCTTTCGTGGAGGGCGGGTGGAAGGAGCGCAAGGCGGCGGAGTTGCGGGCCGTGGAGAGGATCTTCGGCCTGCTTCCCGAGCCCCAGGGTGCTCGCTTCCTCGCGCTGTGGCGCGAGTTCGAGCAGGGGGAGACGCTGGCGGCCCGCTTCGCGAACGCGGTGGACCGGGCCATGCCGGTGTTGCTCAACCTGTCCAACGAAGGACAGAGCTGGCGGGAGAACGGCATCAGTCATGCCCGCGTGGTGGCCCGCATCGCACCGCCCATCCAGGCGGGGTGTCCCGCCCTGTGGAGCTACCTGGAAGGCCGGCTGGAGGATGCGCGCCAGCGCGGCTTGTTCGGCGCCTGAGGCATCCTCACCCGGGCGGGGCGCGCGGCGGCGTGGGTGCGGGCACATGTCCCGCCCGCACCACGTAGTCTCCGAAGCCCTCTCCGGACCGCCGCTCGCGCGCATACGCGGCGAACAGCGGTTCGAGCGTGTCGAGGATGGTCGCCTCGTCGATGTTCTCCCGGTACAGCCGATTGAGCCGCTGCCCTCGACTGTCTCCACCCAGGTGCAGGTTGTACCGACCCGGTGCCTTCCCCACGAGCCCCACCTCCGCGAGATACGGCCGCGCGCAACCGTTCGGGCAGCCCGTGATTCGCAGCAGGATGTTCGCGTCCTGGAGGCCGTGCGTCTTCAACCGCTCCTCCACCCGCTCCACGAACGTCGGCAGGTAGCGCTCGGCCTCCGCCATCGCCAGGCCACACGTGGGCAGCGCCACGCACGCGAGCGCGTTGCGTCTCAGCGGGCTCGCCGTCCGGAAGCTCTCCAGCCCATGTGCCCGCACGAGCGCTTCGATGCGCTCCCGTGACTCCGGGGGAATGCCCGCGATGATGAGGTTCTGGTTCGGCGTCAGCCGGAAGTCCCCCGCGTGGATGCGCGCGATCTCCCGCAGACCCGTGAGGTGCGGCGCCCCGGGTCTGTCCGCCACGCGCCCGCTGTCCAGATGAAGCGTCAGGTGCCAGCGCCCATCATGGCCCTCGCGCCAGCCGAAGCGATCTCCGTTGTGCTCGAAGGTGAAGGGCCGCGCGGGCTCCAGCGTGAATCCCAGCCTGCGCTCCAGCTCCTGCGTGAACCACGCGACGCCCTTGTCCTCCAGTACGTACTTGAGCCGCGCGCGCTTGCGATTGCCCCGGTCCCCGAAGTCTCGGTGGATCTTCAGCACCTCCTCGGCCACGAGCAGCATCTGCTCCGGCGCCACGAAGCCAATGACATCCGCGAGCCGAGGGAAGGTGCTCGCGTCTCCATGCGTGGCCCCCAACCCTCCGCCCACCGTGACGTTGAAGCCCTTCAGGACGCCATCCTCGAGGATGGCGATGTAGCCCAGGTCGTGGGCGAAGAGGTCCACGTCGTTCTCCGGGGGCACCGCCACGGCCGCCTTGAACTTCCTCGGCAGATACGTCGCGCCGTAGAGCGGCTCCTCCTCGCCACCGGCCACCTTCTCCTCACCCAACCAGAGCTCGTAGTACGCGCGCGTCCTGGGCAGCAGGTGCTCGGACAGGCGCACCGCCCAGTCGTAGACGACCGCGTGCACCCGGGTGTCCACCGGGTTGGGATTGCACAGCACGTTGCGGTTGACGTCGCCACAAGCGGCCAGCGTGTCGATGAGGGCCGCGTTGATGCGCGCGATGGTCGGCTTGAGGTCTCCCTTGAGGATGCCGTGTAGTTGGAAGGCCTGCCGGGTGGTGATGCGCAGCGTCCCGTTGGCGTGCTCACGGGCGAGCCCGTCCATCACCAACCACTGCGCGGCCGTGCACACGCCGCCGGGCAGCCGGGTGCGCAACATGAAGCTGTAGTCCGGCTCCAGCTTCTGCTGCCGACGCTCCTCCCGAGCGTCCCGGTCGTCCTGCTGGTAGCTGCCGTGGAACTTGATGAGGCTGGTGTCGGCGGGGGCGATGGCGCCCGTCACCGGGTCGGCCAGGCTCTCCGCCAGCGTGCCGCGCAACAGACGGCTGCTCGCCTTGATGTGCTCCACCTCGGAGAGGGGCTTGGGCTGAGGGCTCATGTCTTCGCTCGCAATCGGGTTTCAGTAGACGTCACGCAGGTAGCGCCGCTCGTCCCGCAGGGTTTTCAACCAATCCTCGGCGTCCTCGCGGCTGCGAGCGCCGTGCTCGACGACGATGTCCACGAGCGCCTGATGGACATCCGGCGCCATGCGCTGGGCATCGCCGCACACGTAGAGGGCCGCGCCTCCCTCCAGCCAGGCGTAGAGCTCCTTGCCCGACTCGCGCAGGCGCTGTTGCACGTAGACCTTCTCCGTGGTGTCACGCGAGAAGGCGACGGACAACCGGTGCAGCGTCTTCTTCTTCAACGCCTCCAGCCACTCCGTCTGGTACAGGAACTGGGTGCGGAAGTGCTGCTCGCCGAAGAAGAGCCAGTTGCGGCCCTTCGCGCCGGTCTCCGCGCGCTCCTGCACGAAGCCCCGGAACGGCGCCACCCCCGTGCCCGGGCCAATCATCACCACATCCCGCGCACCGTCCTCCGGGAGCCGGAAGCGCTCGTTGCGCTCGACGAAGACGCGGACCGAGTCCGTCCCGGCCACACGCGTGGCCAGATGGTGGGACGCGGTGCCGAGATGCCGCGAGCCGAAGGCCGTGTAGTCGACCACCGCCACCGTCAGGTGCGCCTCCGCGCCCACGCGCTTGGGACTCGACGCAATCGAGTAGAGCCGGGGCGTCTGCTTCCTCAGCGCGAGCACCAGCTCCGTCGCGCTCCAGGGGGCGGGGTGCTGACGGAGCACATCGATGACCTGGTGCGAGCGGAGCAGCGCGCGGAAGGACTCCGCGCCTCCCGGGGACAACACTGCGATGAGCCCCTCGCTGCCACCGAGGGCGGCCTGCCGCTCCAGGAACGGACGGCTCAGCCGCGTCAGCTCCAGCTCCTCCGTCAGCCAGTGGCCGAGCGGCTGGGTCTTCCCGTCACGCGTCACCGGCTCGGAGGCGTCGAGGCGCAGCGTGGACAGCACCGTCTCCACCAACTCGGGAGGATTGGCGGCCCACACGCCGAGCGCGTCGCCCGGTGTGTACTCGAGCCCCGAGCCCTCCAGTGACAGCTCCACGTGGCGGACGTCCTTGAGCGCGCCACTCCCCGTGATTCGCTGGTTGGCCAGCACCGGCGCGGTGAACGGGGTCTGCTTGCTGACGACGACGGGGGCGGTCGGCACACCTCGCAAGGGGACGATGGTGGCGACGACGGGCGTACGGGGCTCCAGCGCTTCCCGCGCGCGTTCCAGGGTCTGGTCCAGCCAGCCGGAGGCCACGGGCTCGAAGTCCAGGTCGCAGTCCGCGCGCGCCACCAGTCGTGATGCGCCCAGCTCCGCCAGTCGCTCGTCGAGCTGTCGCCCCACCTCGCAGAACTTCGGGTAGCTGGAGTCACCCAGCCCGAGCACCGCGTAGCGCAGCCCTTCCAGCCGGGGCGCCCGCTTGCCCAGCAGGTGCTCGCAGAATCCACGCGCGTCGTCGGGCGGATCTCCGTCGCCTTGCGTGCTGATGACCACGACGAGCCACTTCTCGCGGGCGAGCTCTCGCACCGGATACTCGCTGGCTCTCACGAGCCGCACCGGCAACCCGGCGCGCTCTGTCTGCTGCTTGAAGCGCTCGGCGAGCAGGCGGCTGTTCCCCGTCTGCGTCCCATAGACGATGGTGAGCGGTGTGGCGGAGGTCTCCGCCGGCGGCGCCACGGATGTCACGGGCTGCACGCTGGCCGCACGTGTCGCGAGCCCCGCCGCGTAACCACTCAACCAATGAAGGGCCGAGGCATCCAGGCCCTCCACCAGCTGGAGCAGCTGCGTGCCCCGCTCCGCGCCGAGCAGCGCGTCGAGGAAGGGCGGTGTCGAAGTCAGGCTCTCTGGAGACGAGACGCTCATGTCCCGGCCTCCGACGTCAGGTTCGCCACCCATTGCTCCAGTGTCTCGGTGTCGTCCAACTCCCACCACCGGGTCCGTGCCTCCAGGGCCTCCTCGCGCAGCGCACGGCGAAGCAGGGGCGCGTCCGCGTGGACCAGCGCCACCAGCCCCGCGCGTGACAGGGCGAGCGCGACCTCCACGTCACCCGCGACGGTCGCCACCACGCGCCCGAGGTCGAACAGCCTGCGCTCCAGCGCGAAGGCGCGCTCGACGGCCGCCGGTGTCGCGGGGAGCAGGACGATGGCGCCAGCCTGCCCCAGTCGCTGTTCACGCTCGCCTTGGGACACGAGCGACGTGTCCGTGCGAGACGCGGACTCGGCCCGTCCCAGCACCATCCCCGCGCCCACCGTGTCGTGGGTGAGGGCGTCGATGACGATGAAGGCGCCCGTGCGGCGGTTCTCCTGGTACGCGTCGCACAGGAGCGGGCGGCGGCACACCAGTCGCACGCGGCCGATGTCGTTGAGCGCGAGCGTCTCCGCGGGGGCCTCCGACAGGTCCTCCAACTCCTTGCGCCACAGCACGCGCTCGACCTGCACGGGCGTGGTGCGGGTGCCCTGCTTCACCAGGTAGCGGCGCGTCGCATCCAGCGGCTGCTCGCCGAACCACACCAGCATGGCGTCCAGGTGCTGCAGGGAGAGCGGCGGCTGGTCCACGTGGGAGAGCACGTCACCCCGGCTCGCGTCCACGTCGTCCGAGAGGCGCAGCGTGATGGACGCGGTCGCAGAGGCTTCCGCCCGTGGACCATCGAACGTGTCGATGGCCTCCACCCGTGTCCTGCGCCCCGAGGGGAGCACCTGCACCTCGTCGCCCACGCGCACCGTGCCCGAGGCGACCTGACCCGCCAGCCCCCGATAGTCCTGGTGCGGTCGAATCACGTACTGCACGGGGAAGCGGAACGGCGCGCCATCCAACCGGCGCTGATGGGGCAGGGACTCCAGCCAGCTCAGCAGCGTGCCGCCCTCGTGCCAGGGCGTGTGCGCGCTGGGGCGGGTGATGTTGTCGCCCCGGCTCGCGCTGACGGGGAACAGTCTTACCCCCTCGAAACCCAGCGTGCGCGCGAAGTCCGCCAGCTCGCTGCCGATGCGCTCGAAGGTGGCGCGCTCGTAGCCCACCAGGTCCATCTTGTTCACCGCCACCGCGAGGTAGGGGATGCCCAGGAGCGAGGCGATGTACGCATGACGCCGCGTCTGCGGCAGCACGCCCAGGCGCGCGTCCACCAGGATGACCCCCGCGTCCGCGGTGGAGGCCCCCGTGGCCATGTTGCGCGTGTACTGCAGGTGTCCCGGCGTGTCCGCAATGATGATCTTCCGACGCGCCGTGGACAGGTAGCGGTAGGCGACGTCGATGGTGATGCCCTGCTCACGCTCGGCGCGCAGGCCATCGGTGAAGAGGGAGAAGTCCAGCTCCTCCTCCTCGCCCCCGCCGGCGGCGGCCTTGAGACCCTGGGCCAAAGCCTCGGTGCGCGCGGCCGCGGCCCGCTTCGCGCTGGCCTTGCGCACGGCGGAGATCTGGTCCTCGAACAGCCCATCGCACTCATACAAGAGCCGGCCGATGAGCGTGGACTTCCCATCATCCACCGAGCCCACCACCGCGAGTCGCAGCAGGGAACGGTGGGCGTGCTCGTCGAGCAGACGCTGGAGGTCGGGTTGGAGTGGAGCCTGGAGTGCGGTGTCCATCAGAAGTACCCCTCGCGCTTCTTCAGCTCCATGGAGCCTTCTTCGTCGTGGTCGATGAGCCGGCCCTGGCGCTCGGACTGTCGGGCGTGGACCATCTCGTGGATGACGGCCTCCACGGTGGTGGCGGAGGACTCGATGGCGCCGCTGAGCGGGTAGCAACCGAGCGTCCTGAAGCGCACCTTGCGCGGCGTGGGCTTCTCGCCGGGACGCAGGCGCATGCGCTCGTCGTCCACCATCAGCAGGGTGCCGTTGCGCTCGATGACGGGCCGCTCGGCGGCGAAGTAGAGCGGCACCACGGGGATCCGCTCGCGCAGGACGTAGTGCCACACGTCCAGCTCCGTCCAGTTGGACAGGGGGAAGACGCGCATGCTCTCGCCCGCGTCGACGCGGCCGTTGAAGAGGTTCCACAGCTCCGGCCGCTGACGGCGCGGGTCCCACTGGCCATGCTTGTCCCGGAACGAGAACACGCGCTCCTTGGCGCGGGACTTCTCCTCGTCGCGGCGCGCTCCACCGAAGGCCGCATCGAAGCCGTGCTGCGCGAGCGCCTCCAGCAGCGCCTGCGTCTTCATCGCGTGCGTGTACTTCTGACTGCCGTGGTCGAACGGGTTGATGCCCTCGGCGAGCGCCTTGCGGTTCTGGTGCACCAGGAGCTTCAGCCCGTGCCGCGCCACGAAGCTGTCCCGGAACGTGTACATGTCCCGGAACTTCCACGTGGTGTCCACGTGCAGCAGGGGGAAGGGCAGGGGCGCGGGATGGAAGGCCTTGCGCGCCAGGTGCAGCAACACCTGCGAGTCCTTGCCGATGCTGTAGAGCATCACCGGGTTGGCGAACTCGGCCACCGTCTCCCGGAGGATGTGGATGCTCTCGGCCTCCAGCTCCTCCAGGTGTGTGGCGCGAGCGTGTGTCGTGTCAGTCATGTCCGGCCTCCGCTCTACGAGGAAGGGGCTGCTCTGGTGTCGAATCCCGGCGCGCGGTGAGCGAGGCCAGCCGCGCGCGCAGCGACACCACCTCGCCCACGACCAGGAGCGCCGGGGAGCCGAGGCCCGCTTGCCGAGCCTGTCGGCCCACGTCACCCAGCGTGCCCTCCACCACGCGCTGGTGCTCCCAGGTGCCTGCCTCCACCATCGCGGCGGGAGTCGTCGCCGCGCGCCCCGCGGAGATGAGCGCCGCCGTCGTCTCCTCCACGCGCTGCCCGGCCATGAACAGCACCAGCGTCTGGGCCCGCGCGAGGAAGGACCAATCCGGAGCCCCCCCCGCGCGGAAGGCGGTGGCGAACGTCACCTCCCCGGACAGGTCCCGATGGGTGACGGGGATGGCCGCGGAGGCGGGGACGGCGATGCCCGCGGAGAGGCCGGGCACCACCTCGTAGGGGATGCCCGCGGCCTCTAGCGCGAGCGCCTCCTCCGCGCCTCGCCCGAAGACGAACGGGTCTCCGCCCTTGAGCCGCACCACGGTGCGACCCAGCCGGGCCTGTGCGATGAGCACCGCGTGGATGTCCTCCTGTTGGACGGAGTCGCCTCCGCCCTCCTTGCCCACGTAGATGAGCCGCGCATGTGGCCGCGCGTGCTCCAGGACGCCCGGGTGGATGAGCCGGTCATGCACCACCGTGTCCGCCTCCCGCAGCAGGCGCGCGGCACGCAGCGTGAGCAGCTCCGGGTCTCCTGGGCCCGCGCCCACCAGGTACACGCGACCTCTCGACGACTCTTTCATGTGGGTTCCCCCGAGGACTTCCAGTACTCCAATTCCGTGCGCAGCCGGGCGAAGGCCCTCGCCTGCTCACCCCGCGCGAGCAACACGCCCAGGTCGCCCTCCGCCAGTCGCTTGAGCAACCGCTGGCGACGAGGACCCCTGGGCAGCTGTCGCCTCAGCCACCCGCTCAGCCTCGCGAGCAACACGTGGTGGGGCGCGATGTGCGAGGCGAGCGCGCGGCGCAGGTGCCTCGCCAGCGCGGGGGCCTGACCCGCGGTGGAGACGGCCACGGTGATGGGGCCGCGGCGCTCCACCGAGGGCAGCGTGAAGTCACACAGCTCCGGCTCGTCCGCGGTGTTGACCCAGAGCCCTCGCGCTCGCGCCTCGGTGGCGATGCGCTGGTTCACCGAGGCGTCATCGGTGGCCGTCAGCACCAGCACGTGGCCCTGGGTGTCTCCGTCTTGATAGGCGCGAGACACCCAGTCCAGCCGGCCTTCCTTGGCCAGCTTCGCGAGCGTGTCCGTGAGGGTGGGGGCGATGAGCTGGAGGTGTGCGCCTGCATCGAGGAGGGCCAGGGCGCGGCCCTCGGCGACGGGGCCACCTCC
It contains:
- a CDS encoding HD domain-containing protein yields the protein MSDNSVTSPTGDLQRVIDFILELDKLKGVTRKIKPLGLSRYENSAEHSWQLALLALSLSAYAPAGIEMDHVVRMLLVHDVGEIDTGDTLAFVEGGWKERKAAELRAVERIFGLLPEPQGARFLALWREFEQGETLAARFANAVDRAMPVLLNLSNEGQSWRENGISHARVVARIAPPIQAGCPALWSYLEGRLEDARQRGLFGA
- the cysI gene encoding assimilatory sulfite reductase (NADPH) hemoprotein subunit, whose translation is MSPQPKPLSEVEHIKASSRLLRGTLAESLADPVTGAIAPADTSLIKFHGSYQQDDRDAREERRQQKLEPDYSFMLRTRLPGGVCTAAQWLVMDGLAREHANGTLRITTRQAFQLHGILKGDLKPTIARINAALIDTLAACGDVNRNVLCNPNPVDTRVHAVVYDWAVRLSEHLLPRTRAYYELWLGEEKVAGGEEEPLYGATYLPRKFKAAVAVPPENDVDLFAHDLGYIAILEDGVLKGFNVTVGGGLGATHGDASTFPRLADVIGFVAPEQMLLVAEEVLKIHRDFGDRGNRKRARLKYVLEDKGVAWFTQELERRLGFTLEPARPFTFEHNGDRFGWREGHDGRWHLTLHLDSGRVADRPGAPHLTGLREIARIHAGDFRLTPNQNLIIAGIPPESRERIEALVRAHGLESFRTASPLRRNALACVALPTCGLAMAEAERYLPTFVERVEERLKTHGLQDANILLRITGCPNGCARPYLAEVGLVGKAPGRYNLHLGGDSRGQRLNRLYRENIDEATILDTLEPLFAAYARERRSGEGFGDYVVRAGHVPAPTPPRAPPG
- a CDS encoding assimilatory sulfite reductase (NADPH) flavoprotein subunit; its protein translation is MSVSSPESLTSTPPFLDALLGAERGTQLLQLVEGLDASALHWLSGYAAGLATRAASVQPVTSVAPPAETSATPLTIVYGTQTGNSRLLAERFKQQTERAGLPVRLVRASEYPVRELAREKWLVVVISTQGDGDPPDDARGFCEHLLGKRAPRLEGLRYAVLGLGDSSYPKFCEVGRQLDERLAELGASRLVARADCDLDFEPVASGWLDQTLERAREALEPRTPVVATIVPLRGVPTAPVVVSKQTPFTAPVLANQRITGSGALKDVRHVELSLEGSGLEYTPGDALGVWAANPPELVETVLSTLRLDASEPVTRDGKTQPLGHWLTEELELTRLSRPFLERQAALGGSEGLIAVLSPGGAESFRALLRSHQVIDVLRQHPAPWSATELVLALRKQTPRLYSIASSPKRVGAEAHLTVAVVDYTAFGSRHLGTASHHLATRVAGTDSVRVFVERNERFRLPEDGARDVVMIGPGTGVAPFRGFVQERAETGAKGRNWLFFGEQHFRTQFLYQTEWLEALKKKTLHRLSVAFSRDTTEKVYVQQRLRESGKELYAWLEGGAALYVCGDAQRMAPDVHQALVDIVVEHGARSREDAEDWLKTLRDERRYLRDVY
- a CDS encoding GTP-binding protein, which produces MDTALQAPLQPDLQRLLDEHAHRSLLRLAVVGSVDDGKSTLIGRLLYECDGLFEDQISAVRKASAKRAAAARTEALAQGLKAAAGGGEEEELDFSLFTDGLRAEREQGITIDVAYRYLSTARRKIIIADTPGHLQYTRNMATGASTADAGVILVDARLGVLPQTRRHAYIASLLGIPYLAVAVNKMDLVGYERATFERIGSELADFARTLGFEGVRLFPVSASRGDNITRPSAHTPWHEGGTLLSWLESLPHQRRLDGAPFRFPVQYVIRPHQDYRGLAGQVASGTVRVGDEVQVLPSGRRTRVEAIDTFDGPRAEASATASITLRLSDDVDASRGDVLSHVDQPPLSLQHLDAMLVWFGEQPLDATRRYLVKQGTRTTPVQVERVLWRKELEDLSEAPAETLALNDIGRVRLVCRRPLLCDAYQENRRTGAFIVIDALTHDTVGAGMVLGRAESASRTDTSLVSQGEREQRLGQAGAIVLLPATPAAVERAFALERRLFDLGRVVATVAGDVEVALALSRAGLVALVHADAPLLRRALREEALEARTRWWELDDTETLEQWVANLTSEAGT
- the cysD gene encoding sulfate adenylyltransferase subunit CysD — encoded protein: MTDTTHARATHLEELEAESIHILRETVAEFANPVMLYSIGKDSQVLLHLARKAFHPAPLPFPLLHVDTTWKFRDMYTFRDSFVARHGLKLLVHQNRKALAEGINPFDHGSQKYTHAMKTQALLEALAQHGFDAAFGGARRDEEKSRAKERVFSFRDKHGQWDPRRQRPELWNLFNGRVDAGESMRVFPLSNWTELDVWHYVLRERIPVVPLYFAAERPVIERNGTLLMVDDERMRLRPGEKPTPRKVRFRTLGCYPLSGAIESSATTVEAVIHEMVHARQSERQGRLIDHDEEGSMELKKREGYF
- the cobA gene encoding uroporphyrinogen-III C-methyltransferase, producing MKESSRGRVYLVGAGPGDPELLTLRAARLLREADTVVHDRLIHPGVLEHARPHARLIYVGKEGGGDSVQQEDIHAVLIAQARLGRTVVRLKGGDPFVFGRGAEEALALEAAGIPYEVVPGLSAGIAVPASAAIPVTHRDLSGEVTFATAFRAGGAPDWSFLARAQTLVLFMAGQRVEETTAALISAGRAATTPAAMVEAGTWEHQRVVEGTLGDVGRQARQAGLGSPALLVVGEVVSLRARLASLTARRDSTPEQPLPRRAEAGHD
- a CDS encoding precorrin-2 dehydrogenase/sirohydrochlorin ferrochelatase family protein, with the protein product MTTAIPVDYPICLRLEGRRVLLVGGGPVAEGRALALLDAGAHLQLIAPTLTDTLAKLAKEGRLDWVSRAYQDGDTQGHVLVLTATDDASVNQRIATEARARGLWVNTADEPELCDFTLPSVERRGPITVAVSTAGQAPALARHLRRALASHIAPHHVLLARLSGWLRRQLPRGPRRQRLLKRLAEGDLGVLLARGEQARAFARLRTELEYWKSSGEPT